Proteins encoded together in one Ipomoea triloba cultivar NCNSP0323 chromosome 4, ASM357664v1 window:
- the LOC116017124 gene encoding CASP-like protein 1E2, translating to MQSESKTAPVSLERGMEVEGGRREVVAVANKQSIRWADFLLRLLAFVLTLVAAIVLGVDKQTTVVTTQIVPTLPPVSVPLTAKSHHLSAFVYFVVVNAIACAYAVVSMVFTLANRGKYNGMSLMIIILDLIAVALLFSGGGAAAAIGLMGYKGNTHVRWNKVCNVFERFCGQVAAAVGISLVASVLFLLLILFAALNLHKKHH from the exons ATGCAGAGCGAGAGCAAGACTGCGCCGGTAAGCCTGGAGCGAGGAATGGAGGTGGAGGGCGGCAGACGGGAGGTAGTGGCGGTGGCCAACAAGCAAAGTATTAGATGGGCAGACTTTCTTTTAAGGCTTTTAGCCTTTGTACTCACCCTTGTGGCGGCCATAGTTCTCGGAGTGGATAAGCAGACCACGGTTGTCACCACGCAGATCGTTCCCACCTTGCCGCCGGTCAGCGTTCCGCTCACCGCTAAGTCGCATCACTTGTCGGCCTTTGT GTACTTTGTGGTGGTGAATGCAATAGCCTGTGCATATGCGGTTGTTTCCATGGTCTTCACACTGGCAAACAGGGGAAAATATAATGGCATGTCCTTAATGATTATCATCCTGGATCTCATAGCAGTGGCGCTGCTCTTTTCCGGCGGCGGAGCTGCAGCAGCTATCGGGCTGATGGGCTACAAGGGGAACACACATGTGCGGTGGAACAAAGTGTGTAACGTGTTCGAGAGATTCTGCGGCCAAGTGGCAGCGGCCGTCGGAATATCACTCGTCGCCTCGGTCTTGTTCTTGTTGCTCATCTTGTTTGCAGCCTTAAACCTTCACAAGAAACATCACTGA